CAAACTGAAAACCACCCAAAGTGTTGTATGTATGAGTTTCCAACTCTGTTTCTATCCTTTATtctgttaaaaaaaaagttgatgaGAATATCTTAAATTGGAGTATGTAATATGAGATTTAActaaagaacaaaagaaaatatctaATGGATTCTCTGTTAGAAAGGAAAAGATTAGAGAAGATGGTCTATTGGGGTTTTGGTTATAATTTCGGTGCGGGTCTAAAATTATTCGGgtggttttttttattattcgggtcagttttttaattgaaaataaaaattaaataaattctggATAGGTTGTTAAGATCGTGACACGTGTCCCTCCGTTAGTCCAAAGGGTATACACGCTCCAAAAATTTGACGGTAGGGGCATCAGAGTTctaaaagtataacggaggatATTTAGATACCATTTGCGATAGTtcgagggtatatttgtcctttttcctattaaaaaaagtttgactTGATCAATCTTTTTTTGTCACCAATTTtagtttcaacaattttttgtcACCTCCTCCTCAATTTACTCATGAAACTCGTTCTTCTTTCCATGGATGTCGTGGTTCAGTTATCTTTGATCAACAAAATTGACATGCATGGCCGTAGAGAAACGACGAACGTAactataaaaaattacataatagaAAGAGGAAGAAGTAGAGATCAATGAAGAAGGATGTGGTGGTTTTGGCAGCAGTGACGACGGTTTCCACGGTCGTAGCGGCGGTGCTTTTGGTGAGGCAATGGAAGCGACGTAGCGAGCAACGATGGAGGCATGCAGAACGCATCCTCCGAAAATTCGCAAGAGAATGTGCAACACCTGTTCCTAAATTATGGCAAATTGCTGATGATCTCGTTGCTCAGATGCACGCTGATCTAACTTCAACTCAATCCACCCTTCAAATGTTTCCTTCTTGCTTACCTTCACTCCCAAATGGGTACCTACTACACTTTTCATTTCTAGATTATTCTCTATTGTTGATTACATTTTCCAATTTACACCGAGGATTTGGGAAAGAGAGAAAGGGAATATGCTAATAAGGTTGGGTGTTTTTGATAGATTTTGAGATTAATTGGATATTGAATTTGAAGTCAGTAAGTGCGTAGTACTACTATATATACTGAAAAACTTTGTTGTAGTTAGGACAATGCTCATCATtaattgtgtgtatatatatatatataatgtcagtGATGAGAAAGGTCTATTCTATGGGATTAATCTtcgcggaactaatttcatcaTTGTTCAAGCACGACTTGGAGGAAGAGATGCACCCATGTCACGTATTGGAGGAAGAAGTGAACCCATTTCTGATCTATACAGACAGGAAATTCCAATTCCTCCCAACATAATAGAGGCCACCTCCcaggtatatatgtataatgtTGTGTGCTCTTAGAAATTTAACTTTTTGGTACTTCATAGCAATAGGTCTTATTCAATTGTACGAAATATATTTGATTATAATAAGTGTTTATATGATGAAATTCCTAATTCACCCAAACTTTTATAATAGTTCTTTTTGACTGGTGAAAGATTCTAAATACTCACTATGGGTTATTAACTCTCTGTTAATACAACTCTGACATAAGAAATATTCCCTTCAACATTATCAAATTGAGATTATTATAGAAGCAGCCAGGTTGGGTAATCAAACTTTATGAATTGAAGTAAAAGTTTTGATAGTTTAATTATCTCTTTACAAGTCATAACAAAAACTTCTAAATCAAGTAGGTTAAACTACAATGAATAAGATCCTTATGATTTCGAACTTACAGTGTAAATGAAGAGCTACAAAGAATGTAACCTATTCTAATGACTTGCTCCTTCAATAGAATAGGTCGCcttcaaaagaaagaaagaaaatggtgGAACAtgttaaacataataatttcatTCAATGTGTTCATGACTAGTTTTGTTTTGGtgaatttccaattttttttctaattgttttaGGATATATATGAGTAGCATTACAAATTCTGTAAGCTGAATACTGAATTTTGATGTCTTATCTGTATCGTTTTAAGAATTTAAATCTTTGAACGTTAAAAGTACTACTTGTAGGTATGACATAGCCAAaagttattataaaattttaatttgatttactatatttaaaaatttgtagGATACTGATACTACTGCAAGTTGCaactatatatgttattttcatttctacataaaatatttaaactaaaTTTAAGTTTGTGTTAAAAAGTTAAAGTAAGCATCAAGTGTGCATACAAAGAATGCAGTCATTTCAAAAGTTTGTGAAGCATTTAAGATTACAGTTATTTTATTAGATGATTTTCATGTCACTTATTGTGGCCATTCCTAAATACtgaaattagatatgaaaaatGGCATTGGTCATAAACTTAATGTGGCCATATAGGTTTGTTattgttaaattgatttttttttactgtcctctcttttttttctatgtTCTTTTAATTTCATCAAATCTTGAAAATCGTAATAAGTTTCTTTTGATGTTTGTTAGACAATTTTACGGCTGAAGCTTTGTTAAGGTGACATAGACGCAGTTTGTTACTAGTAGTCTTCGCAAGTCAAGTAGTGTCAAAACTATATATGATGTTAATTGTTGCTATATATAGGTTTGAAGTTTTCCTTTTGAACCTCTTTCAGGAATTATTTGATTGGATAACTGTGGAGCTTGGAAAATTCATCTCTATGCATAGTGAAGGTTTACAAGGAGGAGAAAAAAATCTGGGATTCACAGTATCACCTACAATTGCAGAAGTAGCTGCCTCCAAGGAAACAGCCATTACGTGGAAGAATTCATTATTAGGAGATGCAGTTGAGTCTTTCTATACCTAAGtagatttaaatatattttctctaatGGACCGAGATTTtctgaaacaaatattttttttgtgcatTTGGAATTTGAAAACAATCAACGTACATATTTGCAAAGATTCAACTACAAGAAAAGATATTTAGGTGTATATGGTTATCAAGCACAATGGCTCGCTCATTTGATGATTATTCTTTCTACTTTCCTTTCCACACTTGCAAGCCATAATTAATATTGATTCACATGAATATGTTACTACGTCGTAATCTCAGGCAGGGAACAAGTTGTTGAATGAAATCAATATCGCCATGGAGAAGCACAGTGTTGATAAGCGAGTTTTTGCCCTGGTATAAGCGGATCTTCCCTTTTAGTACAGCAGAAATAGTACACTTATTTACATAGAATCTTTATTAAAACATCGGGTTGCAATTATATATGCAGGTTGATGATACTATTGGAGTTTTGGCTGGAGGAAGGTATTACAGTAAAGAGAGTGTGGCTGCAGTCACTCTAGGGATGGGCACTAATGCGGCTTATATAGAATCAGCACAATCCGTCGTAAAATGGCCTGATCAGACTCCAAAACCAGAAGAAATAGTAAATTCTGGTGACAACATTTCTAAGTATACCATTCTATAAAATGTTACAATGATTCACTGTAGTGCTTGGTTATGCAGGCAATTAATACCCAATGGGGGAATTTTAGATCCTCCCATCTTCCAATTACAGAGTTTGATACATTGTTAGATGCTGAAAGTTCATATCCTGGTAGCCAGGTGGATACTTAAAACTTTTCTGCCCCCTCAGGTTCCCTGTGATCTCTATGAACTACATTAACTCCTTAATCTCATTTTGTCTTCAGATATTTGAGAAGCTTATTTCAGGTACATATTTAGGAGAAACTGTTAGAAGAGTCTTAT
The Solanum stenotomum isolate F172 chromosome 12, ASM1918654v1, whole genome shotgun sequence DNA segment above includes these coding regions:
- the LOC125846356 gene encoding probable hexokinase-like 2 protein, with the protein product MKKDVVVLAAVTTVSTVVAAVLLVRQWKRRSEQRWRHAERILRKFARECATPVPKLWQIADDLVAQMHADLTSTQSTLQMFPSCLPSLPNGDEKGLFYGINLRGTNFIIVQARLGGRDAPMSRIGGRSEPISDLYRQEIPIPPNIIEATSQELFDWITVELGKFISMHSEGLQGGEKNLGFTVSPTIAEVAASKETAITWKNSLLGDAAGNKLLNEINIAMEKHSVDKRVFALVDDTIGVLAGGRYYSKESVAAVTLGMGTNAAYIESAQSVVKWPDQTPKPEEIAINTQWGNFRSSHLPITEFDTLLDAESSYPGSQIFEKLISGTYLGETVRRVLLKMAQESALFGDTVPPKLAIPYTLRSPDMAAMHQDTSEDYEIIDEKLGEIFEITNSTTMARELIAEICDVVAERGARLVGAGIVGIVKKLDRLSNRISIITVEGGVYEHYRVFRNYLHSSVWEMLGDELSDNVIIEHSHGGSGASSIYIAASQP